In Pedosphaera parvula Ellin514, the following proteins share a genomic window:
- a CDS encoding tetratricopeptide repeat protein, giving the protein MGRKSTEGPLPGNDSSHRTVIFLILSCALFLFIGIWLKLRHNRIATDVAQTSSHESFSPKSSGLIHPPLPHSSSTSKPAIPPEEIVASKVIQFARNRRAIAEAMGRRDKMEMPDEVKRFFAAAEDGRWEELDVIFKSLRDVRDHKLGLRDNPLSVALPTFWPAVLDTYGVAEAAHSWPAQKLLDYGQDVLGSLRPDMVYVGGTDPGRWIPTLLNETSEGEHHIVLTQNGLAAGDYLDYLDFQYHDRFSTLTAEDSKNAFQDYLTDVQKRLQHDQQFPNEPKQVRPGENINITDGRTAVSGQDAVMAVNERLLQMLLEKNPNLSFALEESFPLKSTYADATPLGPLMELRAQDAQTTFTAERATQTLDYWNAATQKLLSDPEASGSSDTMKTYSHDAVAQANLLAAHNFDAEAEQAYHLANQLWPENPEPVSALSEILFQNGHPEEARQLIDDFMRNHPDARPGMEKLRGSSTTEKPN; this is encoded by the coding sequence ATGGGTAGAAAAAGCACCGAAGGTCCACTGCCAGGGAATGACTCCAGCCATCGCACTGTCATCTTTCTGATCCTGAGCTGTGCACTTTTTTTGTTCATCGGCATCTGGCTCAAGTTACGTCACAACCGCATAGCCACCGATGTCGCCCAAACTTCCAGCCATGAATCATTTTCCCCAAAATCCTCCGGCCTCATACATCCCCCCTTACCCCATTCTTCATCGACCTCAAAACCCGCGATTCCCCCGGAAGAAATCGTCGCCAGCAAAGTCATCCAGTTCGCCCGCAACCGCCGTGCGATTGCCGAGGCTATGGGCCGTCGTGACAAAATGGAAATGCCCGACGAAGTAAAACGGTTCTTCGCTGCCGCCGAGGACGGTCGTTGGGAGGAACTCGATGTCATCTTTAAATCTCTGCGCGACGTAAGGGACCACAAGCTGGGTCTCCGCGACAATCCACTTTCTGTGGCCCTTCCCACCTTTTGGCCGGCTGTTCTCGATACCTACGGCGTTGCCGAAGCTGCTCACAGCTGGCCTGCACAAAAGCTCCTCGACTATGGCCAGGATGTGCTTGGCTCACTGCGTCCAGATATGGTTTACGTCGGCGGCACCGATCCCGGCCGCTGGATACCCACTCTCCTGAACGAAACCAGTGAAGGCGAGCATCACATTGTCCTCACCCAAAACGGCCTCGCTGCCGGCGATTACCTCGATTATCTCGATTTCCAATATCACGACCGCTTCTCGACGCTAACCGCGGAGGACTCTAAAAATGCCTTCCAGGATTATCTCACAGATGTACAAAAACGCTTGCAGCATGATCAACAATTTCCCAACGAACCCAAACAAGTCCGCCCCGGTGAGAACATCAACATCACCGATGGACGCACCGCAGTTTCAGGCCAGGATGCAGTGATGGCAGTAAACGAAAGACTTCTGCAAATGCTCCTCGAAAAAAATCCCAACCTCTCCTTTGCCCTGGAAGAATCTTTTCCATTGAAATCCACCTACGCTGACGCAACGCCCCTTGGCCCTCTCATGGAACTCCGCGCGCAGGATGCTCAAACCACTTTTACCGCTGAACGCGCAACTCAGACCCTCGATTATTGGAACGCCGCCACGCAAAAATTGCTCTCAGACCCCGAAGCTTCCGGCTCATCCGACACCATGAAGACCTATTCTCATGATGCCGTCGCCCAGGCCAATCTCCTTGCCGCTCACAATTTCGACGCTGAAGCCGAACAAGCGTATCACCTCGCCAACCAGCTTTGGCCTGAGAATCCCGAGCCAGTCAGCGCTCTCTCAGAAATCCTGTTCCAGAATGGCCACCCCGAAGAAGCCCGCCAACTCATCGACGATTTTATGCGCAATCATCCTGACGCCCGCCCCGGCATGGAAAAACTCCGAGGAAGCAGCACAACAGAAAAACCTAATTAA
- a CDS encoding BON domain-containing protein translates to MKDTTAKKLESVKVFGVIAFLSALPFVAATGCNKDNQTASSVDTNTVVVTPTDRTVGEAVDDTTLTANVKKALSNNTEYKFSDVKVATMKGTVQLSGFVDTAAQKSAAGDIAKAVPNVKEVVNNITLKQ, encoded by the coding sequence ATGAAAGACACAACTGCAAAAAAGCTCGAGTCAGTAAAAGTATTTGGCGTTATCGCCTTCCTGAGTGCCTTGCCATTCGTGGCAGCGACTGGTTGCAACAAGGATAATCAAACTGCGAGTAGCGTCGATACCAACACGGTCGTTGTCACCCCAACCGATAGGACAGTTGGCGAAGCTGTGGATGATACGACACTTACTGCGAATGTTAAAAAGGCACTTTCAAATAATACGGAATACAAGTTCTCGGATGTGAAGGTTGCCACCATGAAAGGGACGGTGCAGTTGAGTGGCTTTGTGGATACAGCGGCTCAAAAGAGTGCTGCGGGAGACATTGCCAAAGCCGTTCCAAACGTCAAAGAAGTGGTGAACAATATTACTCTCAAACAGTAG
- the eno gene encoding phosphopyruvate hydratase: MTTILDIQAREIIDSRGNPTVEVDVLLEGGAAGRAAVPSGASTGEHEALELRDGDAKRYLGKGVSKAVKNVTDKILPELEGVDALDQLTVDRIMLELDGTETKSKLGANAILAVSLANAKAAAAALGQPVFRYLGGPNAKVLPVPMANVINGGAHSDAPIDFQEFMIIPKGFNTFSEGLRAITEIFHALKSVLKKKGLSTAVGDEGGFAPKLDSAEAALETILQATKDAGYKAGKQIFLALDVASSEFYTGNGNYVFKKSSGRKLTGDELVNFYAELCAKYPIVSIEDGCAEGDWTNWKKLTDKLGDKVQLVGDDLFVTNVKFLRKGIDQGVANSILVKVNQIGSLTETLDAVELAKENGYTAVISHRSGETEDATIADIAVATNAGQIKTGSLSRTDRVAKYNQLLRIEQLLGKNAIYGGKF; encoded by the coding sequence ATGACAACGATTCTAGACATTCAGGCCCGCGAGATCATCGACTCCCGCGGCAATCCCACGGTTGAAGTTGATGTTCTCCTCGAAGGCGGCGCAGCCGGTCGCGCCGCGGTTCCATCCGGCGCCAGCACTGGCGAGCATGAAGCGCTCGAACTTCGCGATGGTGATGCGAAGCGTTACCTCGGCAAAGGTGTCAGCAAGGCGGTCAAGAACGTCACGGACAAGATTCTGCCCGAACTCGAAGGTGTTGATGCTCTCGATCAATTGACGGTGGATCGCATCATGCTGGAACTCGACGGCACGGAAACCAAGTCGAAGCTGGGCGCGAATGCCATCCTGGCAGTTTCACTCGCGAACGCGAAGGCTGCTGCTGCGGCTCTCGGTCAACCAGTGTTTCGTTACCTGGGCGGACCCAATGCCAAGGTGTTGCCGGTCCCAATGGCGAATGTCATCAATGGTGGCGCCCACTCGGACGCGCCGATCGATTTCCAGGAATTCATGATCATCCCGAAAGGTTTTAATACTTTTTCGGAAGGGCTGCGCGCCATCACGGAAATTTTCCACGCGCTGAAATCAGTGTTGAAGAAGAAGGGCTTGTCCACTGCCGTCGGTGACGAAGGTGGTTTTGCGCCGAAGCTCGACAGTGCCGAGGCTGCGCTGGAAACGATTCTGCAAGCCACGAAGGATGCGGGCTACAAGGCCGGCAAACAAATCTTCCTCGCACTCGACGTCGCCAGTTCCGAGTTTTACACTGGCAATGGCAATTACGTCTTCAAGAAGAGCAGCGGACGCAAGTTGACCGGCGATGAACTGGTGAATTTCTATGCTGAACTTTGCGCGAAGTATCCGATCGTCAGCATCGAAGACGGATGCGCCGAAGGTGATTGGACGAACTGGAAGAAGCTCACCGACAAACTCGGTGACAAGGTGCAACTCGTCGGAGACGATCTGTTCGTCACCAACGTGAAGTTCCTGCGCAAGGGCATCGACCAGGGCGTGGCGAATTCCATTCTCGTGAAAGTGAATCAGATTGGTTCCCTCACCGAAACATTGGATGCCGTCGAACTCGCAAAGGAAAACGGTTACACCGCGGTTATCAGCCATCGCTCCGGTGAAACGGAAGATGCGACGATTGCTGACATCGCTGTTGCAACCAATGCCGGCCAGATCAAGACCGGCTCCTTGAGCCGCACGGATCGCGTGGCGAAATACAATCAATTGCTCCGTATTGAGCAGTTGCTCGGAAAGAACGCCATCTACGGCGGCAAGTTCTAA
- a CDS encoding non-ribosomal peptide synthetase yields the protein MNNFASLTEGANQKLELLDFLLDEEGIGGNEQKSISRRANPDEYPLSFSQKRLWFLDQLEPGPHYNDHFHLRIQGPLNPAFLQKSLDEIVRRHEVLRASFVVQNGEPAQRIAPSLTVALPFVDLSAIPESLRMQEATRIAVEDGKVLFDLGNGPVFRAQLVRLDESDHLLLLTLHHIAIDGWSRGVFLKELTALYEAFNASQPSPLAPLAIQYADFAAWQQQFVQEEALVRQLAYWKQQLTGAPALLEWPTTFPRPAIQSFRGARKPIRIPKATSQGLATLGKQEGCTLFMTLLAAFQVLAGRYTGQEDIVVGSPIANRNRVEIEGLIGYFLNTLVLRTKLSGNPTFREVMSQVREVSLAAYANQDVPYEKLVEELHPARDQSHNPVFQVMFIFQNAPAPALRTKELVISPFEIDAGISKFDLTFNLEESPEGIFGWIEYATDLFDHAAIDRLIGHYQTLLTTAVREPNLPIAQLPILTPSEKQQLFTEWNDTLTDYPRNICIHQLFEAQAARNPHSMAVICGDSQLTYEQVNKRANQLARHLQSLGVCPGKLVAICVERSAEMVIGLLGILKAGGTYAPLDPALPRERLQFILQDAEASVVLTQSDLVPDLKELFGSGPMSPTPVLLDSNEGVATYSSENLQSSAAAGDVAYVIYTSGSTGKPKGVEISHRAVVNFLDSMSREPGLTETDTLLAVTTLSFDIAGLELWLPLTCGAKVVIATREVTLDGKQLASLLDHGGVTIMQATPTTWRLLLASGWKGNPGLRILCGGEAWSSELANQLHGKCASLWNMYGPTETTIWSAASKVEPGDEVFIGAPIANTQFYVLDRNLQPVPIGVPGELWIGGEGLARGYLKRPELSLEKFLPNPFTDESGARMYRTGDLVRYRMDGKIEFLGRMDYQVKIRGFRIELGEIELLLTQLPTVVHAVVIAREDTPGDKRLVAYVVSRDSAASNSSELRDYLKSKLPDYMVPSAFVFLPALPLTPNGKIDRQALPAPEQNRPEATSIFLAPRTQVEETIAAIWTKVLRLEKVGVNDSFFDLGGHSLLMVQVHARLCEELKINISIVRLFQYPTIGSLARYLSQAATESKPLQKDQDRVRLQKESFARRRPANRK from the coding sequence ATGAATAATTTCGCGAGCCTGACTGAAGGTGCAAATCAAAAGCTCGAGTTGTTGGATTTTTTATTGGACGAAGAGGGTATTGGGGGGAATGAACAAAAATCCATTTCGCGACGGGCAAATCCGGATGAATATCCCCTCTCCTTTTCACAGAAACGTCTTTGGTTCCTGGATCAGTTGGAACCTGGCCCTCATTACAACGATCACTTCCACCTGCGCATTCAAGGTCCGCTCAACCCGGCATTCCTTCAGAAAAGCCTTGATGAAATCGTACGACGTCATGAAGTTTTGCGCGCCAGCTTCGTTGTTCAAAATGGCGAACCTGCTCAACGCATCGCACCTTCCTTAACTGTAGCCCTTCCGTTCGTGGATCTTAGCGCCATTCCAGAGTCCCTCCGCATGCAGGAGGCTACCCGCATCGCTGTGGAAGATGGCAAGGTTTTGTTCGACCTGGGCAATGGCCCGGTGTTCCGCGCGCAGTTGGTTCGCCTGGACGAAAGCGATCACCTGCTTCTGTTGACGCTGCATCATATCGCAATTGATGGCTGGTCACGGGGTGTATTCCTGAAGGAACTCACCGCCCTTTATGAGGCATTCAATGCCAGCCAACCCTCGCCACTGGCTCCACTCGCCATCCAATACGCAGACTTTGCCGCCTGGCAGCAGCAATTCGTGCAGGAGGAGGCGTTGGTCAGGCAGCTTGCTTACTGGAAACAGCAACTTACCGGGGCACCGGCCTTGCTGGAATGGCCCACAACCTTTCCTCGTCCCGCAATTCAAAGCTTTCGTGGCGCACGCAAGCCCATTCGGATTCCGAAGGCTACATCGCAAGGCCTTGCGACGCTGGGCAAGCAGGAAGGCTGCACGCTTTTCATGACCTTGCTCGCGGCCTTTCAAGTCCTCGCCGGACGCTACACCGGCCAGGAAGACATCGTTGTCGGTTCCCCCATTGCCAATCGCAATCGCGTCGAGATTGAAGGTCTTATCGGCTATTTTTTAAACACGCTGGTGCTGCGCACCAAACTTTCCGGCAATCCAACATTTCGTGAAGTGATGTCTCAGGTTCGCGAAGTTTCCCTGGCTGCGTACGCCAACCAGGACGTGCCTTACGAAAAACTAGTCGAGGAACTCCACCCAGCCCGTGATCAAAGTCACAATCCAGTCTTCCAGGTAATGTTCATTTTTCAGAACGCTCCGGCTCCGGCGTTAAGGACCAAAGAACTTGTCATCAGCCCGTTTGAAATCGATGCCGGCATTTCCAAATTTGATCTGACTTTCAACCTCGAGGAATCCCCCGAAGGCATCTTCGGCTGGATTGAATATGCCACCGACTTGTTTGACCATGCCGCGATCGACCGATTGATCGGGCATTACCAAACTCTACTCACCACCGCTGTGCGGGAACCGAATCTTCCCATCGCCCAATTACCAATCCTAACACCCTCTGAAAAGCAGCAACTGTTCACAGAATGGAACGACACGCTCACCGATTATCCGCGAAATATTTGCATCCACCAGTTGTTTGAGGCCCAGGCAGCTCGCAACCCGCATTCCATGGCGGTGATATGTGGGGACTCCCAACTCACCTATGAGCAGGTAAACAAGCGGGCCAACCAACTTGCCCGGCATTTGCAATCGCTCGGAGTGTGTCCCGGAAAACTCGTGGCGATATGCGTCGAACGCTCAGCCGAGATGGTTATTGGCCTGCTCGGTATTCTCAAGGCTGGTGGCACTTATGCCCCGCTGGATCCAGCACTTCCCAGGGAGCGTCTGCAATTCATTCTACAAGATGCAGAGGCCAGTGTGGTGTTGACTCAAAGCGATCTCGTTCCCGATTTGAAGGAGCTTTTTGGTTCCGGTCCGATGAGTCCAACTCCGGTCTTACTGGATTCCAACGAAGGCGTCGCCACCTATTCCAGCGAGAACCTGCAAAGCAGCGCCGCTGCCGGAGATGTGGCTTACGTGATTTATACTTCAGGTTCCACCGGAAAACCCAAGGGTGTTGAAATCTCCCATCGCGCCGTCGTGAACTTTTTGGATTCAATGTCCCGCGAACCCGGCCTGACGGAAACGGACACCCTGCTCGCCGTCACCACGCTATCGTTTGATATCGCAGGACTGGAGTTATGGCTGCCGCTCACCTGTGGTGCCAAGGTTGTCATCGCCACCCGCGAGGTCACCCTGGATGGCAAACAGCTTGCCAGCCTGCTCGACCATGGTGGTGTCACCATCATGCAAGCCACACCCACGACTTGGCGTTTGCTGTTGGCCTCCGGTTGGAAAGGCAATCCCGGGCTCAGGATTCTTTGCGGCGGCGAAGCCTGGTCCTCTGAACTTGCAAATCAACTGCATGGCAAATGCGCATCGCTTTGGAATATGTATGGTCCAACCGAAACCACCATCTGGTCGGCCGCATCCAAGGTTGAGCCCGGTGATGAAGTGTTCATCGGTGCTCCCATCGCGAACACACAGTTTTACGTTCTGGATCGCAATCTGCAACCGGTCCCCATCGGTGTGCCGGGTGAACTATGGATTGGCGGTGAAGGACTCGCCCGGGGCTATCTCAAACGCCCCGAGTTAAGCCTGGAAAAATTCCTGCCCAATCCGTTCACCGACGAATCTGGAGCGCGCATGTATCGCACCGGCGATCTTGTGCGTTACCGTATGGATGGCAAAATCGAGTTTCTCGGTCGAATGGATTATCAGGTAAAAATCCGGGGCTTCCGCATAGAACTCGGTGAAATTGAATTGCTGCTCACCCAGCTTCCCACAGTGGTCCACGCGGTGGTCATCGCGCGCGAGGACACACCCGGTGATAAACGTCTGGTCGCCTACGTGGTGTCCAGAGACTCGGCCGCATCAAACAGCAGTGAGCTGCGCGATTATTTAAAGTCCAAACTTCCGGATTACATGGTTCCGTCCGCATTCGTGTTTCTCCCTGCCCTGCCGCTGACGCCGAACGGGAAGATTGATCGCCAAGCCCTGCCTGCACCGGAGCAGAATCGTCCTGAAGCCACCTCAATCTTCCTCGCACCACGCACACAGGTGGAGGAAACAATTGCCGCAATCTGGACGAAGGTCCTGCGGTTGGAAAAAGTGGGTGTGAACGACAGCTTTTTCGATCTCGGCGGCCACTCGCTGCTTATGGTGCAGGTGCACGCCAGGCTTTGTGAAGAGCTGAAGATCAACATCTCCATCGTGAGATTATTTCAATACCCAACCATCGGTTCACTGGCCCGGTATTTGAGCCAGGCTGCCACGGAATCCAAGCCGTTGCAGAAGGACCAGGATCGCGTCCGTTTGCAAAAGGAATCGTTCGCGCGCCGGCGGCCCGCAAACCGAAAATAA
- a CDS encoding metallophosphoesterase family protein: protein MKLLLFSDLHANTAAARRLVQMSEGMDVVIGAGDFGSARRNVSACIPILREIKCPAVVVPGNNESLEELVAACESWPQARVLHGNSHEIEGVPFFGIGGGIPITPFGAWSWDFSEADATRLLAGCPAGAVLVSHSPPKGAVDVAASGENLGSTAVRDAVVKLKPKLVVCGHIHASGGQQARIGNTPVINAGPNGVVWEL, encoded by the coding sequence GTGAAACTACTGCTTTTCAGCGATCTGCACGCAAACACAGCGGCGGCACGGCGGTTGGTGCAAATGTCTGAAGGGATGGATGTCGTCATCGGCGCAGGAGATTTTGGGAGTGCGCGGAGGAATGTTTCAGCGTGTATTCCAATTCTGCGCGAGATCAAGTGTCCTGCAGTGGTGGTGCCGGGGAATAATGAATCTTTGGAAGAGTTGGTTGCGGCTTGTGAGTCGTGGCCGCAGGCGCGCGTGTTGCATGGAAACAGCCATGAGATTGAAGGGGTACCATTTTTTGGGATTGGTGGTGGAATTCCGATCACGCCATTTGGTGCATGGAGTTGGGATTTTTCCGAAGCTGATGCCACGAGATTGTTGGCTGGCTGCCCGGCAGGAGCGGTGTTGGTGTCGCACTCGCCACCGAAAGGCGCGGTTGATGTTGCAGCGTCAGGAGAGAATCTGGGCAGCACGGCGGTGCGCGATGCGGTGGTCAAGCTTAAGCCGAAGTTGGTAGTTTGCGGTCACATTCACGCGAGCGGCGGCCAACAGGCAAGGATTGGTAACACACCTGTGATCAATGCGGGGCCCAATGGAGTGGTGTGGGAGTTATAG
- a CDS encoding RCC1 domain-containing protein: MRKRRIVFVIALLVIFLVLIINISLRNGGLRLPVGKGTPAISLGEVHGIILASDGSLWSWGTDFLGWPVLGLGKVSKQTHLQRIGNDNDWVGISSSAARNLAIKSNGTLWAWGENLHGQFGVGTAGKTNPMSKIPVPAAPGNNWKQAVAGGGHSVGLKKDGTLWAWGVNWAGQLGNGSTSNSLVPVQVGSSTNWIKVWSGILEVVAQQSDGSLWYWGENPDPAFPQGSNAFLVPIRVSPDTNWLDVGFGVNTVFAIKSDGTLWTWGRNADAYTGVTNQAPGVITPLRIGTDGDWRGISTCGLGWWCSGLTKKDGSFWFMDASDSQPNGPRPPYKPVQFRRVELPKDVVAYTAGAAHAAAPGHHEPIGVAVTRDGEVWTWGMVLGDPPTFTSRMQDCAVKLAGLFHRKIQLIDPPPVVRKDLWQLKNEEAGVAKKK, translated from the coding sequence ATGAGGAAACGCCGCATCGTGTTCGTGATCGCTCTCTTGGTGATCTTCCTTGTTCTCATAATTAATATTTCTCTGCGAAACGGCGGACTGAGATTGCCGGTGGGGAAGGGCACTCCCGCGATCAGCCTAGGCGAAGTGCATGGAATCATCCTGGCTTCGGATGGCAGCCTGTGGTCGTGGGGGACAGACTTTTTGGGATGGCCGGTGCTCGGCTTGGGAAAGGTAAGCAAGCAAACGCACTTGCAGCGCATTGGCAATGATAACGATTGGGTCGGCATCAGTTCATCGGCAGCCCGTAATCTGGCCATCAAATCAAACGGGACGTTGTGGGCTTGGGGTGAGAACCTCCACGGGCAGTTTGGAGTGGGGACAGCCGGGAAAACCAATCCGATGTCAAAAATTCCAGTTCCAGCAGCTCCGGGGAACAATTGGAAGCAGGCGGTGGCGGGTGGTGGGCATTCGGTCGGGTTAAAAAAGGATGGGACGTTGTGGGCATGGGGTGTCAATTGGGCCGGGCAGTTGGGAAATGGTTCAACAAGCAATAGCCTGGTACCTGTGCAAGTGGGCTCCAGCACGAACTGGATCAAGGTTTGGAGCGGGATTCTGGAGGTCGTGGCACAGCAATCCGATGGCAGTCTCTGGTATTGGGGAGAAAATCCGGATCCTGCATTTCCCCAGGGAAGCAACGCATTTTTGGTTCCGATCCGCGTTTCGCCAGACACCAACTGGTTGGATGTGGGCTTTGGTGTGAATACGGTTTTCGCCATCAAATCGGATGGGACGCTATGGACCTGGGGACGGAATGCAGATGCCTATACTGGTGTGACGAACCAGGCGCCGGGCGTAATAACGCCCTTGCGTATCGGAACCGATGGTGATTGGCGCGGCATTTCCACCTGCGGATTGGGGTGGTGGTGCTCTGGACTGACAAAGAAGGACGGTTCGTTTTGGTTCATGGACGCCTCTGATTCCCAACCCAACGGCCCGCGTCCGCCCTACAAGCCGGTACAGTTCAGGCGCGTCGAGTTACCAAAGGATGTAGTGGCTTACACTGCTGGCGCCGCGCATGCGGCTGCGCCCGGCCATCACGAACCGATTGGAGTTGCTGTGACACGTGATGGCGAAGTGTGGACCTGGGGCATGGTGCTGGGCGATCCGCCGACCTTCACGAGCAGGATGCAGGATTGTGCAGTGAAACTAGCTGGACTCTTTCATCGTAAAATCCAGTTAATTGATCCTCCGCCTGTCGTGCGAAAGGATCTGTGGCAACTCAAAAACGAGGAAGCCGGTGTCGCGAAGAAAAAATAA
- a CDS encoding VOC family protein: MENVCGINHVTLSVKDLERSVAFYSDLLGFEVWMRKGHSAYLEAGTFWLALVVDENVRSGPLPEYTHLALSVSKDGLPVLKEKLLRAGVAEWQESERAGSFYFLDPDGHKLELHSGTLAERLTMRER; encoded by the coding sequence ATGGAAAATGTTTGCGGTATTAATCACGTCACGCTTTCAGTGAAGGACCTGGAGAGGTCAGTGGCGTTTTACTCGGATTTGTTAGGTTTTGAAGTGTGGATGCGGAAGGGGCATTCGGCGTATCTGGAGGCGGGGACATTTTGGCTCGCGTTGGTGGTGGATGAAAATGTCCGGTCGGGGCCATTGCCGGAGTACACACATCTGGCGTTGAGTGTGTCGAAGGATGGTTTGCCGGTGTTGAAGGAGAAATTGTTGAGAGCGGGTGTGGCGGAATGGCAGGAGTCGGAACGCGCCGGTTCGTTTTATTTTCTGGACCCGGATGGGCATAAGCTGGAGTTGCACTCGGGAACTTTGGCCGAACGGTTGACCATGAGGGAACGATAG
- a CDS encoding class I SAM-dependent methyltransferase, with the protein MRIDPHQSLILFYVWLAIGTSPLFASDKTDAPRQPQPVYETRKIHDSDGIGKFYQGREIAHVMGHEGSNWLERPEREQEEKPSLAIEALKLKPGEAVADIGAGTGYYTRRLAQKVGTNGVVFAVDIQPEMLEMLTNKMTRMDIHNVKPVLGTITDPRLPVNSTDLILMVDVYHEFDHPYEMTEAMIKALKPGGRIVFVEFRGEDPSVPIKKVHKMTEAQVRKEMAAFPLEWVETSEVLPIQHIIVFRKK; encoded by the coding sequence ATGCGAATTGATCCCCATCAGTCGTTAATCCTGTTTTATGTCTGGTTGGCTATCGGAACATCTCCTCTCTTCGCCTCCGATAAAACGGATGCGCCCAGGCAACCGCAACCGGTTTACGAAACGCGGAAGATTCACGATTCGGACGGCATTGGCAAGTTCTACCAGGGACGTGAAATCGCCCACGTCATGGGCCATGAAGGCTCCAACTGGCTTGAACGCCCCGAACGCGAGCAGGAAGAGAAACCTTCCCTGGCCATCGAAGCATTAAAACTGAAGCCGGGCGAAGCCGTAGCCGACATTGGCGCCGGCACTGGCTATTATACCCGCCGGTTGGCTCAGAAAGTGGGAACCAATGGCGTTGTATTTGCCGTTGATATCCAACCGGAAATGTTGGAAATGCTCACCAATAAAATGACCAGGATGGATATACACAATGTAAAACCTGTTCTTGGCACGATCACTGACCCCAGGTTACCTGTTAACTCAACCGATCTCATCCTGATGGTGGATGTCTACCACGAATTTGATCATCCCTACGAAATGACCGAAGCCATGATCAAGGCGCTTAAGCCCGGCGGCCGCATAGTTTTCGTGGAGTTTCGAGGCGAAGACCCGAGTGTTCCAATCAAAAAGGTTCATAAAATGACCGAAGCCCAGGTTCGAAAAGAAATGGCTGCGTTCCCGCTGGAATGGGTGGAAACCTCGGAAGTCTTACCGATCCAACACATCATTGTATTTCGCAAAAAGTAA